In one window of uncultured Sphaerochaeta sp. DNA:
- a CDS encoding IS66 family transposase yields the protein MKSKGDRKSRTVEILVDGLKSPASVLAPLAPTRDMSFDQISLMFTQMQQMMQQLQKQNEQMHMTLQLLIQQQFGKSSEQLKQNPDWETLPLFAPEMLPQSAGEDDSPNQQSIDGYRKKSVGRKPLAGASHVVNLVNDVEASVLDDYRSRGYSVRPMPSTHTSYFQRINAVILVEVENRKYTVKCKDEELVLSAQCSRRFLPKTKVGELLLAEIAYQKYGLHVPHNRLSKALGLDGIDISRQDMSNYGLAILERIKAAEESFRAKVLAQAALYMDETTTKKQGSEKTKNYMWAVCNEHLAWYRYFDGRGGGPPLSMFTDYTGWVMADGYGAYDSYLGKAHRCVCLAHVARRFKDCEKITKDHNLAGPAIAWIARLYKIDSQLRARLVAGEMSKEAFIEERKALSMPILNDFHAWLENAALTTSLINLVQKRAVSYALNQWDKVLLSFENAELKIDNNDCEQSIRVYIQGRKNWVNHGSNDGADASCLLYSLIETAKRQGLNPRNYLAYLFMQAAKYDNLELTGEQIEPLMPWNVKAEDLQLVTDEMNRLSQAMRPIENN from the coding sequence ATGAAAAGCAAGGGTGACAGGAAATCAAGGACGGTCGAGATCTTGGTGGACGGGCTGAAAAGCCCGGCCTCGGTATTGGCTCCCCTTGCCCCCACCAGGGACATGAGCTTCGACCAGATCAGCCTCATGTTCACCCAGATGCAACAGATGATGCAGCAATTGCAGAAACAGAACGAGCAGATGCACATGACGCTGCAATTGCTCATCCAGCAACAATTCGGCAAATCCAGCGAGCAGCTGAAGCAGAATCCCGATTGGGAGACACTGCCGCTGTTCGCCCCCGAGATGCTGCCCCAGTCTGCCGGAGAGGATGATTCACCCAATCAGCAATCCATTGATGGGTACAGGAAGAAGAGTGTCGGAAGGAAACCTCTTGCAGGAGCCTCACATGTGGTGAACCTGGTCAACGATGTCGAGGCGTCGGTGCTTGACGATTACCGCAGCAGGGGCTATTCAGTACGCCCGATGCCATCCACCCACACCTCGTACTTCCAACGCATCAACGCCGTCATACTGGTAGAGGTCGAGAACCGAAAGTATACGGTAAAATGCAAAGATGAGGAGCTCGTGCTCAGCGCGCAATGCTCCCGGCGCTTCCTTCCCAAGACCAAGGTCGGTGAGCTGTTGCTGGCCGAGATCGCCTACCAGAAATACGGACTGCATGTTCCGCACAACCGGCTGAGCAAGGCCCTCGGCCTTGACGGCATCGACATCAGCAGGCAGGACATGAGCAACTATGGGCTGGCAATCCTCGAGCGCATCAAGGCAGCCGAGGAATCGTTCAGGGCGAAGGTGCTCGCACAAGCTGCTCTGTATATGGACGAAACTACCACAAAAAAACAGGGTTCGGAAAAGACGAAGAACTACATGTGGGCGGTGTGCAACGAGCACCTCGCCTGGTACCGGTATTTTGACGGCAGGGGCGGTGGCCCTCCGCTGTCGATGTTCACCGACTACACCGGATGGGTGATGGCGGACGGCTACGGAGCCTATGATTCCTACCTTGGCAAGGCCCATAGGTGCGTCTGCCTTGCCCATGTTGCAAGACGGTTCAAGGACTGCGAGAAGATCACCAAGGACCACAACCTTGCAGGGCCCGCCATCGCCTGGATCGCCAGGCTGTACAAGATCGACTCCCAGCTTCGGGCAAGACTTGTCGCAGGGGAGATGTCCAAGGAGGCATTCATAGAAGAGAGGAAAGCTCTTTCGATGCCGATCCTCAACGACTTCCATGCTTGGCTTGAGAATGCGGCCCTCACCACCTCCCTGATCAACCTGGTGCAGAAACGGGCGGTTTCCTATGCTCTCAACCAGTGGGACAAGGTCCTGCTTTCCTTCGAGAATGCAGAGCTGAAAATCGACAACAACGACTGTGAGCAATCTATCAGAGTCTACATTCAGGGACGCAAGAACTGGGTGAACCACGGCAGCAATGATGGTGCCGATGCTTCCTGTCTGCTCTACAGCCTCATTGAGACAGCCAAGAGACAGGGACTGAATCCCCGCAACTATCTTGCCTATCTCTTCATGCAGGCTGCCAAATACGACAACCTTGAGCTCACCGGCGAACAGATCGAGCCGCTGATGCCCTGGAATGTGAAGGCGGAGGACCTGCAGCTTGTCACCGATGAGATGAACAGGCTCTCCCAGGCCATGAGGCCTATAGAGAACAACTGA
- the tnpB gene encoding IS66 family insertion sequence element accessory protein TnpB (TnpB, as the term is used for proteins encoded by IS66 family insertion elements, is considered an accessory protein, since TnpC, encoded by a neighboring gene, is a DDE family transposase.), giving the protein MLDMSGIPIYLLPGYSDLRRGINGFVSVITNIMEMDVTLGGLYIFCGRRRDSIKCVMWDKTGFLLLQKKLVGGYTFAWPNSEERVKEISGEDLLAMLDGIDIFRRFTPWENVRMRPGKAV; this is encoded by the coding sequence ATGCTTGACATGAGCGGCATCCCGATCTATCTGCTCCCTGGATACTCAGATTTAAGACGCGGTATCAACGGATTCGTGTCGGTCATCACCAACATCATGGAGATGGACGTCACCCTGGGAGGGTTGTACATCTTCTGCGGCAGGAGGCGTGACAGCATCAAGTGCGTCATGTGGGACAAGACAGGGTTCCTGTTGCTGCAGAAGAAACTGGTGGGCGGCTACACCTTCGCCTGGCCGAACAGTGAGGAGAGGGTGAAGGAAATCAGTGGGGAAGACCTGCTTGCAATGCTTGACGGTATAGACATTTTCCGTCGTTTCACCCCTTGGGAGAATGTACGGATGCGACCTGGGAAAGCTGTCTGA
- a CDS encoding ABC transporter ATP-binding protein, whose translation MKGVEVTAQRVSRSYGDFKALDDVSVQIKRGEFFSLLGPSGCGKTTLLRIIAGFDYPDSGSVAFDNKDILPLPPEKRQANTVFQTYALFPHLTVYENIAFPLRLRRTDKATVDQKVMEYVKLVQLEEHIYKKPSMLSGGQKQRVAIARALINEPAVLLLDEPLSALDAKLRQNLLVELDLIHDKVGITFIYVTHDQSEALSVSDRIAVMNKGKVLQIGTPYEIYEAPATRFVASFIGESNIFPCTVRSCEPQGEEYLLRVEVPLLQGEVYVTDSEAQEVGSSLDFTVRPEKIRISPNPPRSNNATMNTFKGIVEEPIYSGFQSKFFVKLEKEPDTLVKVFKQHTVFLEEGPEIQWKDTVYVSWSANDGYLVKDTEQ comes from the coding sequence TTGAAAGGTGTTGAAGTAACTGCTCAACGGGTATCCCGTTCCTATGGTGATTTCAAGGCTCTTGATGATGTAAGCGTACAAATCAAGAGGGGAGAATTCTTCTCGCTGTTGGGTCCTTCTGGTTGTGGCAAGACCACACTGCTGAGGATTATCGCTGGATTCGATTATCCGGACTCGGGAAGCGTTGCCTTCGACAACAAGGACATCCTCCCCCTACCCCCTGAGAAACGTCAGGCAAATACCGTCTTCCAGACCTATGCATTGTTCCCCCATCTCACTGTCTACGAGAATATTGCTTTCCCGTTGCGACTCCGTCGTACTGATAAGGCAACTGTAGATCAGAAAGTCATGGAATATGTAAAACTGGTACAACTGGAAGAACATATTTACAAGAAACCTTCCATGCTCAGTGGAGGACAAAAACAACGCGTAGCCATCGCACGTGCCCTGATCAATGAACCAGCGGTACTACTGCTTGATGAACCGCTTTCAGCCCTGGATGCAAAACTGAGACAGAACCTGTTGGTGGAACTCGACCTCATCCATGATAAGGTCGGCATCACATTCATCTATGTAACCCACGACCAGAGTGAAGCCCTCTCTGTATCTGATCGTATTGCAGTCATGAACAAGGGCAAGGTATTGCAGATAGGAACTCCTTATGAAATCTATGAAGCTCCAGCAACCAGATTTGTTGCCAGCTTCATCGGAGAGTCCAATATATTCCCCTGCACCGTACGCTCCTGTGAACCACAGGGAGAGGAGTACCTCCTACGTGTTGAGGTCCCTCTGCTGCAGGGTGAAGTATATGTAACTGATTCCGAAGCCCAGGAAGTTGGCTCTTCGCTCGACTTCACCGTCCGTCCAGAGAAAATCAGGATTTCGCCCAATCCTCCACGAAGCAACAATGCTACCATGAACACCTTCAAGGGAATTGTGGAAGAACCCATCTATTCAGGATTTCAATCGAAGTTCTTTGTAAAATTGGAGAAGGAACCTGACACACTGGTGAAAGTATTCAAGCAGCACACAGTATTCTTGGAAGAAGGCCCTGAGATCCAGTGGAAGGATACGGTCTATGTGAGCTGGAGTGCAAACGACGGCTACTTGGTGAAGGATACAGAGCAATGA
- a CDS encoding ABC transporter permease, which yields MKRILKPRERERLLGTLYSAPMGLWFTLFFTIPISIIILYSFLKRGLYGGVEWEFSLSAYQQMFNPSFAKVLLRTVWISVVSTLLCLLIALPCGYAMAKSKHQTFLLFLIIIPFWTNSLIRIYAWISILSSEGFLNSLLKNLGLIDQSLSLIYNNQAVIVVLIYMYLPFAILPLFTTIDKFDFALLDAARDLGATKLESIIKVMIPNIKSGVSTAFIFTFIPIFGAYTVPLLVGGKDSTMIGNIIVDQVSKTRNWPLASAFSMVLTLISLIGVFWMLYSGKRELHQKKSNQQALEQNIKLHHSSRGKR from the coding sequence ATGAAACGAATTCTCAAACCAAGGGAACGGGAGCGATTACTAGGAACGCTCTATAGCGCTCCCATGGGGCTCTGGTTCACACTTTTCTTCACAATTCCCATCAGTATCATCATCCTCTACAGTTTCCTCAAGCGAGGTCTCTATGGAGGTGTTGAGTGGGAGTTCTCCCTTTCTGCCTACCAGCAGATGTTCAACCCAAGCTTTGCCAAGGTACTGCTCAGGACAGTGTGGATCAGTGTAGTCTCAACATTGCTCTGTCTTCTCATTGCCCTACCCTGTGGCTATGCGATGGCAAAAAGCAAGCATCAGACCTTCCTCCTGTTCTTGATCATCATACCCTTCTGGACCAACTCCCTGATCCGCATCTATGCCTGGATCTCCATACTATCGAGTGAAGGATTTCTCAACTCGCTTCTGAAGAACCTTGGGCTGATCGATCAGAGCCTCTCCCTGATTTACAACAACCAGGCAGTCATCGTTGTCCTGATCTACATGTATCTCCCCTTTGCGATTCTTCCGCTCTTCACGACCATAGACAAGTTCGACTTCGCCTTGCTCGATGCAGCCAGGGACCTGGGTGCAACCAAGCTGGAGTCGATCATCAAGGTCATGATTCCCAATATCAAGAGCGGAGTGAGTACTGCCTTCATTTTCACCTTCATTCCTATCTTTGGTGCCTACACCGTACCACTCCTGGTTGGCGGCAAGGACTCCACCATGATCGGAAATATCATCGTCGACCAAGTCTCCAAAACAAGGAACTGGCCTCTTGCCTCTGCCTTCTCCATGGTACTGACCCTGATCTCACTCATTGGAGTATTCTGGATGCTGTACAGTGGAAAGAGAGAGCTTCACCAGAAGAAGAGCAATCAACAGGCACTCGAGCAGAATATCAAGCTGCACCACAGCTCACGGGGGAAGAGATGA
- a CDS encoding ABC transporter permease encodes MSHQKNTSRTSFSFSYTMLSLVIVFLFIPLFVVVFFSFNSVKGMQWESASLIWYKTLIYESPSLWAAFRNSLIIALTSSISATVLGSLAAIGIKWYRFKGRSYITTVSYLPMVLPEVIIGISMLIFFSAVKIRLGLFTIFVAHTTFNLPFVFMLVSARLDEFDYSTLEAARDLGANERQTLLKVIIPSIIPAVLSGFLMCITMSLEDFVITFFVSGPGSGTLPLYVYSMIRYGVSPVINALTFVMILGTMLIAFFFRRFLKTVAASS; translated from the coding sequence ATGAGCCATCAGAAAAATACCTCCCGAACCAGCTTTTCCTTCTCCTATACCATGCTCTCCTTGGTCATTGTGTTCCTTTTTATTCCTCTGTTTGTCGTGGTATTCTTCTCCTTCAACAGCGTAAAAGGAATGCAGTGGGAGAGTGCAAGCCTTATCTGGTACAAGACGCTTATCTATGAGAGCCCATCACTTTGGGCTGCATTCAGAAATAGTCTTATCATTGCACTCACGAGCTCCATATCTGCTACCGTACTGGGAAGCCTGGCCGCCATCGGCATCAAATGGTACCGATTCAAAGGAAGAAGCTACATTACCACGGTAAGCTACCTTCCCATGGTCCTCCCTGAGGTAATCATCGGTATCTCCATGTTGATCTTCTTCTCTGCGGTGAAGATTCGTCTCGGACTGTTTACCATCTTTGTAGCACATACCACCTTCAACCTACCCTTTGTGTTCATGTTGGTAAGTGCACGCTTGGATGAGTTTGACTACTCAACCCTGGAGGCTGCACGTGACTTGGGAGCCAATGAGCGGCAGACCCTGCTCAAGGTCATCATCCCCTCCATCATACCTGCAGTACTTTCAGGATTCCTGATGTGCATAACCATGTCACTTGAGGACTTTGTTATCACCTTCTTTGTCTCGGGTCCTGGTTCAGGGACATTACCCCTGTATGTCTACTCGATGATCCGCTATGGCGTATCCCCGGTGATAAATGCACTCACCTTTGTCATGATTTTGGGCACTATGTTGATTGCATTCTTCTTCAGAAGGTTCCTCAAGACAGTGGCTGCCAGCAGTTAG
- the putP gene encoding sodium/proline symporter PutP → MNSYQLITALAFALYLGLMLTIGFFTFRKTKSTSDYFLGGRSIGPWFTALSAEASDMSGWLLMGLPGLAYFTGLQEAFWTAVGLLVGTYLNWLLVAKRMRKYSIHAKDSITIPEFLTNRFHDKSKLLQTISSIIILVFFIVYTASGFLASAKLFTAVFGMNYYAALILGVLVILGYTLLGGYLAVVATDFLQGTLMFFALVMTGVIAVFAIGGPVHTFEQLSQFGQHFINPFVTPPGTSYGFLQILSALAWGLGYFGMPHILIRFMSIRSNHEVKTSRRIAMVWVVIAMAAALLVGVVGKIFLQPTTFDSQSAAEAVFIVSMQKIFPTFIAGFFLCAILAASMSTADSQLLVASSAFSKDVYKAVLRKDASDKETLLVSRLTVVAITIIAIFLAMDPNSSIFDVVSYAWAGFGATFGPVILASLFWRRASRNGAVAAMLGGGITVVVWKQLSGGLFDVYELLPGFIIASLCMVVFSLLEKHPDEEVFKEFDAFLATED, encoded by the coding sequence ATGAACAGTTATCAGCTCATTACTGCCTTGGCTTTTGCACTCTATCTGGGGCTTATGCTAACAATCGGGTTTTTCACATTCAGAAAAACAAAATCCACCAGTGACTACTTTCTCGGTGGCCGCTCAATCGGTCCATGGTTCACAGCACTCAGTGCTGAGGCAAGTGATATGTCTGGCTGGCTACTTATGGGTCTTCCCGGCCTTGCCTACTTCACTGGGCTCCAGGAAGCATTCTGGACCGCAGTTGGATTGCTGGTAGGTACATACCTCAACTGGTTGTTGGTGGCAAAGAGAATGAGAAAATACTCCATTCACGCAAAGGATTCCATCACCATTCCAGAATTTCTCACCAACCGTTTCCATGATAAGAGCAAACTCTTGCAAACCATCAGCTCGATCATCATCTTGGTGTTCTTCATTGTCTATACAGCAAGTGGATTTCTTGCCTCTGCAAAACTGTTCACCGCTGTATTCGGTATGAATTACTATGCCGCCCTCATCTTGGGCGTACTGGTCATCCTTGGATACACGCTCCTCGGTGGATACCTGGCTGTGGTAGCAACTGACTTCCTGCAGGGAACCCTGATGTTCTTTGCCTTGGTGATGACCGGCGTAATTGCAGTGTTTGCAATCGGGGGACCAGTCCATACCTTCGAACAGCTCAGCCAGTTCGGCCAGCACTTCATCAACCCGTTTGTTACACCACCAGGAACCAGCTATGGGTTCCTTCAGATCCTCAGTGCGCTTGCCTGGGGCCTCGGTTATTTCGGTATGCCGCACATCCTCATCCGCTTCATGTCCATCAGGAGCAACCATGAGGTCAAGACAAGCCGAAGAATTGCCATGGTCTGGGTTGTTATTGCCATGGCAGCAGCATTGCTCGTTGGTGTGGTCGGAAAAATATTCCTTCAGCCCACCACCTTTGACTCCCAGAGTGCAGCAGAGGCTGTATTCATTGTCAGTATGCAGAAAATATTCCCAACCTTCATTGCAGGTTTCTTTCTCTGTGCGATTCTTGCAGCAAGCATGAGTACTGCCGACAGTCAGCTCCTGGTAGCCTCTTCAGCATTCTCAAAGGATGTCTATAAGGCAGTGCTCAGGAAGGATGCCTCTGACAAGGAGACCTTGTTGGTCAGCAGACTCACTGTCGTTGCTATCACCATTATAGCCATCTTCTTGGCGATGGATCCCAATTCCTCAATCTTCGATGTGGTGAGCTATGCATGGGCAGGATTCGGAGCGACCTTTGGCCCGGTCATCCTTGCTTCTCTCTTCTGGAGACGCGCCAGCAGGAATGGAGCTGTAGCAGCCATGCTTGGCGGTGGTATTACCGTCGTGGTATGGAAGCAACTTTCAGGAGGCTTATTCGATGTCTATGAATTGCTCCCTGGATTCATCATTGCTTCCCTCTGCATGGTGGTTTTCAGCCTGCTTGAGAAGCATCCCGATGAAGAGGTATTCAAGGAGTTTGATGCCTTCCTGGCAACAGAAGACTAA
- a CDS encoding O-acetylhomoserine aminocarboxypropyltransferase/cysteine synthase family protein, with protein MKTNNTYHFETLALHAGQEQADSATGSRAVPIYQTTSYVFDSCDDAESLFNLSKAGNIYTRLGNPTQEVFENRMAQLEGGVGALAVASGSAAITLSILNLAKNQDHIVSAKTIYGGTYNLFAHTLPDWGITTTFVDATNIADVEKAIQDNTKALFVESIGNPNATLCDLKALADLAHSHKIPLVVDNTFATPYLLRPIEHGADIVVHSATKFIGGHGTSLGGVIIDSGNFDWKQSGKFPQVTEPNDSYHGLSFLDAAGKAAWITKARTVLLRDTGACIAPLNAFLFLQGLETLPLRLERHVQNTLKVVEFLAGHPCVAKVQHPSLKDNPYHTLYKHYFPKGGISIFTFDIKGTGADAKAFIDRLEIFSLLANVADVKSLVIHPGTTTHSQLTKEELESQGISETTVRLSIGCEHIDDLLADLSQALGEDSSCQ; from the coding sequence ATGAAAACCAATAATACCTACCACTTTGAAACCCTAGCCCTGCATGCAGGACAAGAACAAGCAGACAGTGCAACCGGATCCCGCGCAGTACCCATCTACCAAACCACCAGCTATGTCTTTGACAGCTGCGATGATGCTGAATCCCTTTTCAACCTCTCCAAGGCTGGGAACATCTACACAAGGCTTGGAAACCCAACCCAGGAAGTATTTGAGAATCGAATGGCCCAACTTGAGGGCGGTGTTGGGGCTCTGGCTGTTGCCAGCGGGTCGGCTGCCATCACGCTCTCCATACTCAACCTTGCAAAAAACCAGGACCATATCGTTTCAGCGAAGACCATCTACGGAGGAACCTACAACCTGTTTGCTCATACGCTCCCTGATTGGGGTATCACGACCACCTTTGTTGATGCCACTAATATCGCAGACGTGGAGAAGGCCATCCAGGACAACACCAAGGCGCTGTTCGTTGAGTCCATCGGTAACCCGAATGCCACCCTCTGTGACCTCAAGGCTTTGGCCGACCTTGCCCACAGCCATAAGATCCCTCTAGTGGTAGACAACACCTTCGCAACCCCCTATCTGCTTCGTCCCATCGAGCATGGTGCTGACATCGTCGTGCACTCTGCAACAAAGTTCATCGGTGGACATGGGACAAGCCTTGGTGGCGTTATTATTGACAGTGGGAATTTCGACTGGAAACAGAGTGGCAAATTCCCTCAAGTAACAGAACCGAATGACAGTTACCATGGGTTGAGTTTTCTTGATGCTGCAGGGAAGGCTGCATGGATCACCAAGGCACGCACCGTACTGCTCAGGGACACTGGAGCATGCATAGCCCCACTGAATGCATTCCTGTTCCTCCAGGGGCTGGAAACCCTTCCCCTACGGCTAGAGAGACATGTACAGAATACACTCAAGGTAGTCGAATTCCTCGCTGGTCATCCTTGCGTTGCAAAAGTTCAACATCCTAGTCTGAAAGATAACCCGTACCACACACTCTACAAGCACTACTTCCCTAAAGGTGGTATCTCTATCTTCACCTTTGATATCAAGGGAACAGGAGCGGATGCAAAGGCCTTCATTGACCGGTTGGAGATTTTCAGCCTTCTAGCCAATGTAGCAGACGTAAAATCACTGGTGATCCATCCGGGAACCACTACCCACTCCCAACTCACCAAGGAAGAGTTGGAGAGTCAGGGCATCTCAGAGACCACAGTACGGCTCTCGATTGGCTGTGAACATATCGATGACCTGCTGGCAGACCTGTCTCAGGCACTTGGGGAGGACTCATCATGCCAGTGA
- the metA gene encoding homoserine O-succinyltransferase yields MPVTIPKDLPAAEVLKQENIFFMTAERAIHQDIRPLKVAILNLMPNKMRTEEQFLRLLGNTALQVEITFLTTASYKSKHTPSSYLKAFYQTFDHVKEEHFDALIITGSPVETLAFEEVAYWQELETILRWADKHVFASLFVCWAAQAALYHYYGIGKEVLDQKLSGIYRHTVLERNHPLVRGFDDQFWAPHSRHTRLDEVSLAKHNDIQILATSEEAGVYLAASQNGRQVYVTGHSEYDERTLLDEYTRDRKAGLDAQLPVNYVKGDDPTGEIQVTWRGHANLLFSNWLNYHVYQNTPYHLEELD; encoded by the coding sequence ATGCCAGTGACCATCCCAAAGGACCTCCCTGCTGCTGAAGTACTCAAACAGGAAAATATCTTTTTCATGACTGCTGAGAGGGCCATACACCAGGATATCCGCCCACTCAAGGTCGCCATTCTCAACCTTATGCCCAATAAGATGAGGACAGAGGAGCAGTTTCTCCGTCTTCTCGGCAACACGGCTCTGCAGGTGGAAATAACCTTCCTCACCACAGCAAGCTATAAAAGCAAACATACCCCTTCTTCCTACCTGAAGGCATTTTACCAGACCTTTGACCATGTGAAGGAGGAGCACTTCGATGCTCTCATCATCACAGGGAGCCCTGTGGAAACCCTCGCATTCGAGGAAGTTGCATACTGGCAGGAGCTGGAGACAATCCTCCGCTGGGCCGATAAGCATGTGTTTGCCTCATTGTTCGTGTGTTGGGCTGCGCAGGCAGCCCTCTACCACTACTATGGTATCGGGAAAGAGGTGTTGGACCAGAAGCTCTCAGGCATCTACCGTCATACGGTACTGGAGAGGAATCATCCACTGGTACGTGGCTTTGATGACCAATTCTGGGCACCCCATTCCAGGCATACCAGGCTCGATGAGGTGAGCCTGGCAAAGCATAATGATATCCAGATCCTTGCAACCAGTGAGGAAGCAGGAGTCTATCTGGCGGCAAGCCAGAATGGAAGACAGGTGTATGTCACTGGGCATAGTGAATATGACGAGAGAACACTCCTTGATGAGTACACGAGAGACCGAAAGGCAGGGCTCGATGCCCAGCTTCCGGTCAACTATGTCAAAGGAGATGATCCTACAGGAGAAATTCAGGTTACCTGGAGAGGCCATGCAAACCTATTGTTCAGCAACTGGCTGAACTACCATGTTTACCAGAACACTCCCTATCACTTGGAGGAACTTGACTGA
- a CDS encoding MTAP family purine nucleoside phosphorylase — protein sequence MKAIIGGTGVDTLEGIDSQRKVVKTPYGDVELFVGKGKDASLVFLPRHGSDHSNPPHLINYRANIKALEMLGVTHAIGIYAVGSITEKLPPGKVGLVSDFIDLSSGRDHTFYIGGDHGVVHTSMDEVFDPSLRSRILKEDESLLDAGVYICTNGPRLETPAEIRYLRHIGGDTVGMTLATEVSLLREVGISTLALAYSINWAAGVEHGQVTFITDEQIASLKGRMTELCCNVLQSSSSK from the coding sequence ATGAAAGCAATTATTGGTGGCACCGGAGTCGATACCCTGGAAGGGATCGATTCACAGCGGAAGGTAGTGAAAACTCCCTACGGAGATGTTGAGTTGTTTGTTGGTAAGGGCAAGGATGCTTCCTTGGTCTTTCTCCCACGCCATGGGTCCGACCACTCAAATCCTCCTCATCTGATCAACTATCGTGCTAACATCAAGGCGCTTGAGATGCTTGGGGTGACCCATGCTATTGGTATCTATGCAGTAGGTTCCATCACTGAGAAATTACCTCCAGGAAAGGTTGGTTTGGTCAGTGATTTTATTGACCTCTCCTCAGGGAGAGACCATACCTTCTACATAGGGGGAGATCATGGGGTGGTCCATACGTCTATGGATGAGGTTTTCGATCCCTCGTTGAGATCACGTATACTTAAGGAGGATGAGTCCCTCCTGGATGCAGGCGTGTACATCTGCACCAATGGGCCGAGACTGGAAACCCCCGCAGAAATTCGTTACCTTCGCCATATCGGTGGCGATACGGTAGGTATGACCTTGGCAACAGAGGTTTCCCTGCTTCGTGAGGTAGGCATATCCACGCTCGCCCTTGCCTACAGTATCAACTGGGCAGCAGGGGTCGAGCATGGTCAGGTTACGTTCATTACCGACGAGCAGATTGCCTCGTTGAAGGGTAGAATGACTGAGCTCTGCTGTAACGTGCTTCAGTCAAGTTCCTCCAAGTGA
- a CDS encoding translation initiation factor 2, producing MITLPYLLKSENIARIEGKHLLIGDRRVYPFEKRFERCSTIPEIASALKRMVTQGGGPLEVALTAMVFVAEQMKEGSVEKEFRELEIAAALLISSRPTNTTMKRTLLSLLDELRGNPDFIEQVAPLVEARKVAFNQLYHQLGRAGSTLIPEKAGVLTTCFAEHTFLLSLAYAKEGGKEIRVFVPETRPYLQGSRLTAPSLQEMGIEVSVITDGMGATFLGTGEANLYMTAADLVCMDGTVVNKVGTLGNAIAAKRFKVPYYAFSVSPDPTKMDASGIQMEWRSAEEVTQCMGKATSSDGMKALYPAFDIITPDLVTGVVTGKGVLKPEEIKRNFQ from the coding sequence ATGATCACCCTGCCTTACCTCCTCAAGAGTGAGAATATCGCTCGAATTGAGGGTAAGCATCTCCTGATCGGGGATAGACGGGTTTACCCGTTTGAAAAACGCTTTGAGCGTTGCTCAACCATCCCTGAGATTGCCTCTGCCCTGAAGCGGATGGTCACCCAGGGAGGGGGACCTCTGGAGGTTGCCCTCACTGCAATGGTCTTTGTCGCAGAGCAGATGAAAGAAGGTTCAGTTGAGAAGGAGTTCAGAGAGCTTGAAATTGCAGCCGCACTGCTAATCTCTTCCCGTCCAACCAATACCACAATGAAACGGACCTTGCTTTCCCTTCTCGATGAACTGCGAGGAAACCCTGATTTTATAGAGCAGGTAGCGCCTCTGGTGGAAGCCAGGAAAGTTGCTTTTAACCAGCTCTATCACCAACTTGGTAGAGCCGGAAGCACGCTCATTCCTGAGAAGGCTGGTGTTCTGACCACTTGCTTTGCTGAGCATACCTTCCTCCTCTCCCTTGCGTATGCAAAGGAGGGGGGAAAGGAGATCAGGGTATTTGTGCCTGAGACCAGACCGTATTTGCAAGGAAGCAGGCTTACCGCTCCCTCTCTCCAGGAGATGGGTATCGAGGTCAGTGTGATCACCGATGGAATGGGAGCAACGTTCCTTGGAACAGGAGAGGCAAACCTCTACATGACCGCCGCTGACTTGGTCTGCATGGACGGGACCGTGGTGAACAAGGTGGGGACGCTAGGCAATGCCATAGCAGCGAAACGTTTCAAGGTTCCCTATTATGCTTTTTCCGTCTCCCCCGATCCAACAAAAATGGATGCAAGCGGTATACAGATGGAATGGCGCTCGGCCGAGGAGGTAACCCAGTGTATGGGGAAGGCTACCTCCTCAGATGGAATGAAGGCACTCTACCCAGCCTTTGATATCATTACTCCTGATCTGGTAACAGGGGTTGTCACGGGTAAGGGTGTCCTTAAACCGGAAGAAATCAAGAGGAATTTTCAATGA